The following coding sequences lie in one Takifugu flavidus isolate HTHZ2018 chromosome 4, ASM371156v2, whole genome shotgun sequence genomic window:
- the LOC130524159 gene encoding green-sensitive opsin-like: MAWDGGIEPNGTEGKNFYIPMSNRTGIVRSPFEYPQYYLADPIMFKILALYMFFLICTGTPINGLTLLVTAQNKKLRQPLNYILVNLAVAGLIMCAFGFTITITSAVNGYFILGATACAVEGFMATLGGEIALWSLVVLAVERYVVVCKPMGSFKFTGTHAAVGVAFTWIMAFACAAPPLFGWSRYLPEGMQCSCGPDYYTLAPGYNNESYVIYMFSCHFFVPVITIFFTYGSLVLTVKAAAAQQQESESTQKAQKEVTRMCILMVFGFLMAWTPYATFSAWIFMNKGAAFHPLTAALCAFFAKSSALYNPVIYVLLNKQFRNCMLSTIGMGGAVDDETSVSASKTEVSSVS; encoded by the exons ATGGCTTGGGATGGAGGAATTGAGCCCAATGGCACAGAAGGAAAGAACTTCTACATCCCCATGTCCAACAGGACTGGGATTGTTAGAAGTCCTTTTGAATACCCTCAGTATTATTTGGCAGATCCCATCATGTTCAAGATTCTGGCACTCTACATGTTCTTCCTGATCTGCACTGGGACTCCCATCAACGGCCTGACATTGCTGGTGACAGCCCAGAACAAGAAGCTCCGACAACCTCTCAACTATATCTTGGTCAACCTGGCAGTGGCTGGACTGATCATGTGCGCCTTTGGATttaccatcaccatcacctccGCTGTCAATGGCTACTTCATACTCGGAGCCACTGCCTGCGCTGTCGAGGGATTCATGGCCACTCTTGGAG gTGAAATTGCTTTATGGTCACTTGTTGTCCTGGCTGTCGAAAGGTACGTTGTTGTCTGCAAACCTATGGGAAGCTTCAAATTCACTGGCACTCATGCTGCAGTTGGAGTCGCTTTCACTTGGATCATGGCTTTTGCCTGCGCTGCGCCCCCTCTCTTTGGCTGGTCCAG GTACCTCCCAGAGGGCATGCAGTGCTCCTGTGGACCTGACTACTACACCCTAGCTCCAGGATACAACAATGAATCATATGTCATATACATGTTTTCCTGCCACTTCTTTGTTCCTGTCATCACCATCTTCTTCACTTATGGAAGTCTGGTGTTGACCGTCAAAGCT GCTGCAGCCCAACAGCAGGAGTCAGAGTCCACCCAGAAAGCTCAGAAGGAAGTGACACGCATGTGCATCCTGATGGTCTTTGGCTTCCTCATGGCCTGGACCCCATATGCAACTTTCAGTGCATGGATCTTCATGAACAAGGGAGCTGCCTTCCATCCCCTAACAGCAGCTCTTTGCGCCTTCTTTGCCAAGAGCTCAGCCCTGTACAATCCCGTCATCTATGTGCTGTTGAACAAACAG